The window AGTAATAATATTGGTTTAGGCACTATTATTAAAATCAAACATAAAGAGCCTTATGATAATTCTATAAAAATAGAATTAAAAGATTCTGAAATTGTTGTTTCTCAAAATGTAGCCAAAAATCTGTATTTAAAGAAAGTTTAGTAGTGTAAGCAATCTTTTTGTAATTTATAATTTGGCATGATTTAGGATTGGATTTAATGTCTAAAGACCGCTTTATTAATTTAAAAGATTACCGCTTTCGCGGAAACTAAAGATGAAATATACAATATTTATCCTCACATTTTTAGTAGCAAGTATTGGTTTTGCGCAAGATTCTACAGATGTAACCAAAGTAACACCGCCCAAAATTGTAACAAAACTTCATTTTGGTGCAAGTGTACAGTTCGAAGATATCCGATTAAAATTTGTGGAAGTAGTACAAGATTCTCGCTGCCCAAAAGCGGTGCAATGTATTTGGGCTGGAGAAGTAATTGTTTTAGTAGACGTTTTTAAAAACGGAAATAAAGTAGAACAAAAAAAGTTAACGATTAATCCCACTTTTTCTTTGCAGGAGCAACTTGGTAATTTGTTTTCTTCGGAAGCATTAAGTATTTCAGGAATTAGCGTGATGCCTTATCCTGTTGCTAATAATAAAATTCCAATGGAAGATTATTACATTCAGTTAGATGTGAGGAAGTAGAAGATTGCATTATTAAGATGCAGTCGTTTGAGACAGTAAATCTCAAATAAAGTTATAATAAATGCTGTTTACAAAGATTTTAAAGGTTTTTATAATTTGTAAGATTTTTGTGTTGGAGTAATCGCGTTAAGGATGGAACGGCATGTTTGAAATCCTTTTTTGCAAAAAAAGATTGAGTAGTGACAGCCTGACTTTTGCGATCCTACAAGGTTTTTAAAACCTAGAAGGTATGTGTAAAAGTAACGCCCAAATAGAATAAAATTAGTTTAAAATTTATCAAATCCCTTTTTTCAAAGGGATTTTAATGACAACCGCAGTCATCTGTTCCACAGGCCTTTTTAGCTTTCTTTTTATAGAAATACTTTTTTACAATAAAAGCTACTGCTAGTAAAACGGTAGAAAAAACGAGTATGTCTTGAATGATTGTATTCATAATTAATTGGTCGTTTATTGTGCTATAAATTTACAAAATTTCTATGTAATTAGGTCACTTTAAAAACTGATAGGCTATTAATGCTGCGATATAAGCAATAGCAGTCATGATTATTAATTGTAAGGTTGGCCATTTCCATGAATTGGTTTCTCTTTTAACAATCGCTAATGTACTCATACATTGCATGGCAAAGGCATAGAAAAGTAATAGTGAAATACCAGAAGCCAATGTAAATAATGGTCCGCCAGTAATTGGGTTTATTTCTTTAGCCATTTTGTTTTTAATGGTCTCTTCTTCGTCATTACCAACACTGTAAATAGTTGCAAGTGTACCAACAAATACTTCACGAGCAGCAAACGAACTAACAATGGCAATACCAATTTTCCAGTCGTAACCTAAAGGTCTTATAGCAGGTTCGATAGCTCTTCCTGTGATACCAATATAAGAATGTTCTAATTTTTGTGAAGCTACTTTTTGATTGATTTCATCTTCCGATAGGTTTTGAGAAGCGTATTCTGTTTTAATAATTTCTTCCGCATTATTAAAGTTTTCTCCTGGTCCGTATGATGCTAAAAACCAAAGTACAATAGAGATTGCTAGAATTATTTTACCTGCTCCAAATACAAAAGATTTTGTTTTTTCTAAAACCGTTAAGGCAACATTTTTTATAAGTGGTAATTTGTAGTTTGGCATTTCTACAACAAAGAAGGTTTTATTCTTTATTTTTAGTACTTTATTTAGGATGTATGCTGAGGTAATAGCAGTTCCAAACCCTATTAGGTATAATAGCATTAGTGTTAGTGCTTGGTAGCTTAAACCTAATATTCGCCCTTCTGGAATTACCAAAGCAATGATAATTAAATATACCGGTAACCTTGCGGCACAAGTAGTAAAAGGTGTTACTAAAATAGTGATTAATCGTTCTTTCCAGCTTTCAATATTTCTAGTTGCCATAATTGCAGGAATAGCACAAGCAGTACCCGAAATTAGGGGCACAACACTTTTTCCGCTTAAACCAAAACGACGCATGATTCTGTCCATTAAAAATACCACACGACTCATATAACCACTTTCTTCTAAGACGGCAATAAACAGAAATAAGAATGCAATTTGTGGAATAAAAATAACAATTCCACCAAGTCCAGGAATAATACCTTCTGCAATTAAATTGGTGAAAGCACCTGCTGGTAATACGTTTTTGGTCCACTCGCTTAAAGAAGCAAATGTAGTATCTATAAAATCCATTGGTATGCTAGACCAATCGTAAATTGCTTGAAAAATAGTTAATAAAATGACTGCAAAAATAACGTAACCCCAAACTTTATGGGTTAGTACTCTATCTAATTTTGCACGTAAACCTTTCGCTTGGCTTGCATCTATGGTTTGCCCTTTTTTAAGCGTATTATTTATAAACTGGTAACGTTTTATGGTTTCCTTTTGCTGTAGTCTTTTTAGGTCGCCTTTAGATTTTGTTTTAAAACTAGCAATAGCTTCAATTTCTTGTCTGCTTGTTTTACCAAAATTTACATCTTGTGTAATTACTAGCCATAGTTTGTATAAAAGTTGATTTGGAAATGCTTGACGTAACCTGTCAAAATATTCTTTATCAATTTCTGAAGCATGCAAACAAGGCGTAATAGATAATTCTTTATAATTAGCAATGAGTTGTTTTAGCTTGTCAATACCTTCGTTTTTACGCGTGCTTATTAAAGCGATTTTGGTTTTTAGTTGTTCTTCTAAATAATCAATATCTAACGAAATACCTTTGTATCGCATTCTGTCCGACATATTAATTACCAGAATACAAGGGATTTCTAAATCTTTAATCTGAGTAAAAAGAAGTAAGTTTCTTTTTAAGTTTTCTACGTCACTTACTACTATGGCAACGTCTGGATAGTCTTTATCCGTTTTATTTAAAAGTAATTCTATAACTACATTTTCATCTAAAGACGAAGCATTTAAACTATAAGTTCCTGGTAAATCGATAATGTGTGCTTTCACACCACGAGGTAGTTTGCAGATACCTTCTTTTTTCTCGACTGTAATTCCTGGATAGTTCCCCACTTTTTGGTGTAAACCAGTAAGTGCGTTAAATACAGAAGTTTTCCCTGTATTTGGGTTTCCAATAAGTGCAACATTTATTTGTTTACTCATGGATTATTTTTTCTATTAATATATGACTTGCCGTTTCTTTTCTAATTGCTAAATGCGTTCCATTAATGTTTAAGTACATTGGATCTTGAAAAGGAGCAACCTGTAAAAGTTCAACAGTATTCCCAGGAAGACAACCCATTTCTAAGAGTTTCAATGGAATATGTGCAGAAGAAACATCTGTAATAATGCCTTGTTCTCCACGTTTAAGATGTGCTATAGTTACTTGCAAGCTTATTTAGATTGATTTTAAAGAAGCAAATGTAATATAAAAGTAGTAGCTAAAAAAATTGTTACTGAATAAACTATTTATATTCTTTTTTTAGGATTTTAATATCTTGAATAAGTTGTTCTATTTCTTCAAGGTTAGTACCATCATAAAAACCTCTAATTTGTCGCTTTTTATCTACAAGTATAAAGTTTTCTGTATGTATCATATCATACGCATCCCCATTTCCGAAGGTTTTTACCGCCAAGTAACTTTTTCTAGCAAGGGCATAGATTTGTTTTTTGTCTCCAGTTACTAAATTCCATTTTGCATCATTTACTCCTTTTTTTAATGCATAACGTTTTAATTGTGCTACACTATCTATTTTAGGAGTTACAGAATGCGATAGTAGCATCACATCATCATCATTTAAAATTTCTTTTTGAATTTGATTCATGTTATCTGTCATTACAGGACAAATAGTTTGACAGGTTGTAAAAAAGAAATCAGCTACATATATTTTATCTTTATAATCTTCTTGCGTAATTGTTTTTCCATTTTGATTAGTAAGGCTAAAGTCTGCTATTTTATGATATTTTTTCACGTATTGCATCGTACTATCTACTAGTTCTGGATTCACTAAAGCGGGTTGGTAAATAGGAAGTACTTTCTCTACTTTTAAAATATTATAGAAAATAGTAATTATAATGATGGATAGTATTGCTAAAACAATAGCAAAATATTTGTAGTCCTTAAAAAACGAAAGCATAAGAAGTATTTTGTGGTACAAAATTACAAATTATTTTATGGGGTACAGGTAATAATGGTTACATAAGTTAAAACTAAATATTGTAACTTTAAATTCTTAAAAAAGCTATTGAAATGAAATATTATTTTTTGTTGATCACCTTGTTATCTATCAGTTCTTCTTTTTCTCAAACCTTTGACGAAGATTTACATTCACTTGTTGAGGCCGAAGCTAAATCTGCTTCCAATAGAATTTATACGCAAAGAGTAAACTTGAACACCGGAAATTATGATGTTATTTATCATAAATTAGAATTTACTGTAGATCCAAGTGTGGCAAGTATTTTGGGTGTTGTAACCACGCATTTTGTTGCCAAGGAAAATATGACAGAAGTAACTTTTGACCTAGCAGATAATATGATTGTTTCTCAAGTTTTGCAAAACGGAAACGCTTTAACTTATGTGCAAAATACAGATGATGAATTGGTAATAACTTTGCAAACAACTGTTAATACAGGGCAAACAGGAATTGTAGAAATCACCTATTCTGGAAATCCAATAAGTTCAGGTTTTGGTTCTTTTGCACAAACGACACATAATAGTGATCCTATTATTTGGACATTGTCTGAGCCTTATGGAGCAAAAGGTTGGTGGCCTTGTAAGCAAGATCTAAATGATAAAATTGAAAATATAGATGTATATATCACCACGCCGCAATTCAATGCACAAGGCGAAGAATATATTGCTGTTAGTAATGGTGTAGAGCAAAGTCAAACCTTAAATGGGGCAAGTAAAACAACACATTATAAACACGAGTTTCCTATTCCTGCTTATTTAATAGCTATTGCTGCAACTAATTATGAAGTGTATTCACATACCGTTCCTAATAACGGAAACCCTTTTGAAATTGTAAACTATGTGTATCCCGAAGACTTCGATTCTGTGCAAGAAAGTACAGCAGTTACAGTAGATATTATGGAGTTATTTTCCACTAAGTTTGAAGAATACCCATATGCTTCCGAAAAATATGGACATGCCCAATTTGGTTGGGGAGGAGGAATGGAGCATACCACGGTTTCTTTTATGGGAAGCTTTGGAAGAAGTTTAATAGCACACGAATTAGCACACCAATGGTTTGGCGATAAAATTACTTGTGGCAGTTGGAAAGATATTTGGTTAAACGAAGGTTTTGCTACTTATTTATCTGGACTAGTAATTGAAGATTTTGATGGTGAAGAAAGTTTTAAAAGCTGGAAACAAGGACGAGTAAATTCTATTACATCACAAACAGACGGAGCTGTGTATTTGGCAGATACAGACACTACAAGTGTTGGTAGAATTTTTAGCAGTAGATTAAGTTATAATAAAGGAGCAATGGTATTACACATGCTTAGGAAAAAAGTGGGTGATGCTGATTTTTATCAAGGTATGCAAGATTATTTAAGTGATTCGAATTTGGCTTATAATTATGCGAAAACACCAGATTATATAGAAAAATTGGAAGCTGCTAGTGGTCAGGATTTAACCGAGTTTTTTAACGATTGGATTTACAATGAAGGATATCCAAGTTATACTATAAATGCGAATTGGATTAATACAAACCAACTTCAATTTCAAGTAAATCAAACCCAAAGTGATGGTTCTGTCAGTTATTTTGAAGTACCTATTCCAATACGCATTATGGGTACTAATGGAGAGGTGTTAGATATCGTTTTAGATAATACCTTTTCAGGGGAAACTTTTGTAGAAACCGTAAATTTTACCATAAGCGAAATACTTTTTGATCCAGATGTAGATTTAATTTCTAAAAATAACAACTTAACGCTAAACACGAATACATTTGAAATTGCAAGAAGTTTATTGATGTATCCTAACCCAACCACAAGCTATATTAAGTTAGAAAAACCAGATGCATTAACAATTAATACTATTCAAATATTCGATGTTTTAGGAAAGTTAGTGTTGGAAATGGATTATAGAGAAACGATTAATACCGAAAATTTGTCTTCTGGTGTTCACTTTGTGAAATTTTCTACAAATCAAGGGGTTTTTCATAAAAGGCTGTTAAAGGATTAAGCAATACATATTCATGTTTTTTTTAGTAAGCATAAAAGCTTACTTTTGCACGTTACAAATAAAACCCAATACATGACTGTATTTATAATAAAAGCCGCTCAGTTATTTTTGAGCCTTTCTATATTAGTTGTTTTGCATGAACTAGGACATTTTATTCCTGCAAAATTGTTTAAAACAAAAGTGGAGAAGTTCTACTTATTCTTCGATGTAAAATTCTCTTTATTCAAGAAAAAAATTGGCGAAACCGTTTATGGTATTGGTTGGTTACCCCTTGGAGGTTATGTAAAAATCGCTGGAATGATAGATGAGAGTATGGATAAAGAACAAATGGCTAAACCACCACAACCTTGGGAGTTTCGTTCTAAGCCAACTTGGCAGCGTTTAATCATCATGCTAGGTGGTGTTTTTATGAACTTTGTATTGGCATTCTTCCTTTACATGGTTATATTATTTGTTTGGGGAACTGTTTATATTCAAAAAGACGATGTAAAATATGGTTACGGCGTTAGTAAAACCATGGAGAATTATGGTTTTCAACAAGGAGATAAAATTGTTTCTGTAGATGGTGAACCAATTGAAAATTTATCTGAAGACGTTAGTAAATATTTAATGTTTAGAAATATTGAAACCATTCAAGTAGAACATACCAATGGCGCTATTGAAGATCTTGCAATTCCTGAAGATATAGGGAAACAACTTTTTGCAGCAGGAGACTTACCAGCTTTTGAACCACGTTCTCCTTTTCAAGTAGAAGAAGTAGAACCAGGTTTACCTGCAGAAAAAGCAGGGCTAATGGCGCAAGATAAAATTGTTGCTGTAAATGGAAATCCTATAACTTATTTTTCAGATTTCACGTATCAATTAAAAAACAGTGCCACTAAGGATATTGTTTTAGAAGTAGAGCGTAATAACGAAACAAAGAAATTCACTTTAACACCAACCGAAGACAATAAGGTTGGTATTGCGGTAAAAAGAACAGATCCAGATTTTGTAAAAGTAAATCAGCGAGAATACTCTTTAGGTGAAAGTGTTTCAGGAGGTATTAGTAAAGGGTATTGGGAGATTAAAGATTATTTAGCACAGTTTCAATATATATTTACTAAAAAGGGAGCTTCACAAATTGGAGGTTTTGCTGCTATCGGACAAATGTTTCCATCACAATGGAACTGGCAAGTGTTCTGGAAAATGACAGCTTTCTTATCTATTATGCTTGGTGTTTTAAATTTATTGCCAATTCCTGCACTAGATGGAGGTCATGTAATGTTTTTATTATATGAAATTATTTCAGGTAGAAAACCAGGAGATAAATTTATGGAATATGCGCAATTGGTTGGTTTTGTTTTACTTATAGCTTTAGTTTTATTTGCAAATGGTAACGATGCATTTAAGGCAATACAGGACTGGTTAAAATAATTTAAAATTTTTTCAAAAAAGATTTGTGGTAATTAAAAAGTATACATATATTTGCGCTCGCAAAAGCGAATAACACTCCTCTTTAGCTCAGTTGGTTAGAGCATCTGACTGTTAATCAGAGGGTCCTAAGTTCGAGTCTTAGAAGAGGAGCAAGTTAGAATAAGCCACTAGAAATAGTGGCTTTTTTTATGGAGTAAAGTCAAGGTTGTTTTTGTAATACTAATATGTAAATCAAGCGCTTAAAATAGTGTAGAATGATTCACTGACACGCTATAAGAGTTGAAAATACACTTTGCAAAAGAAGGAAGTAGTGTTTAATTAGGTTCTAAATCTTTAGCAAGACTCATTAACGTTTCACTTGTTATTGGTTTTACTAAAAAATCTTTTATTAGTTCATATTCTTTAGCTTTCATAAAATCAACTGGATCTACCGAGGAGCTTACAATATATAATGTGATGTTTTCAGACATTTTCAATTTAACAAATTCATCTAGAAATTGCCATCCATCCATTATTGGCATATTTAAATCTAATAAAATAAGATCGGGAATATCTTTTCCAGCCCCTATAGTTTGTAGTAATCCACTAATGGCATCTTCACCGTTATTATACACGGTAAAATTTTCACATACATTAGATGTCTTAAAAATCCTTTTAATAGCAAAAATGAAAATAGGGTCATCATCAATTAAACAGACGGAATTAATTTGCTTCATATTTTAAATATATTGTGAAAGTTGTACCAATATTTACTTTACTAGTTACTTCAACTTTACCGTTCATGGCATCAATTTGATTTTTGGTAATGTAAAGTCCTAAGCCTCTAGCATCTTCATGATTGTGAAATGTTTTATACAAACCAAAAATTTTATCTTTATGTAAATCTAGGTTTATGCCACGACCATTGTCTTCAATCTTTATTTTAATGTAATTTTTTACCTTCTCGGCATTAATGTTAATTACAGGGTCTAAGTCTTCTTTTTTATATTTAATAGCATTAGATACAAAATTTAATAAAATGCTCTCTAAATAAGCTGGAACGGCTAATACTTCTATTGTTTTATTAATTTCTATATTAACTTTAGCTTTTGTTTCTATTATTTCAGCTCTAAAAGTTCCTAATGCATTATTGGTAAAGTCTAATAGATTATTACTTTCTAATACTTGCTTTTGTTTTGTATTTATATTCGCTACTTCATTTAAATTTTGAATGGTTTCGCTTAATTTATTTACCGCTTCGTTTATTAAAGGGAAGAACTCATTTTTAGTTGATTCTGGAATTTCTTCTTTCATTAATTCTAGTAACATTTCTAAATTACCAGAATGGGATCTTAAATTATGAGATACTATATGTGCGAAATTTTGAAGCCTTGTATTTTGACTTTTTGTAGTTTGTAGTAGGGATGCAATTTTTTTATTTACCTCTTTACTTTTCGTTATATCGATAATGTTAGATATAAAATGCAGTGGTTTATTTGCTTCATCTCTAAGTATAGAAACAGATAGTAAACAGTAAATGATGGATCCATCTTTTTTTAGATATCTTTTTTCACATTCAAAACTATCTTTTATACCATTAATCATTTCATTAGTGTGCATTGGTATAATGTTGATGTCATCTGGATAGGAGAGTTTGTTTACATTAGTATGTATTAACTCTACTTTGGAGTAACCTAAATAATCACAAAATTTTTTGTTTAGATGTAGAATTTCCCCTTTTAATCCTACTAATGCCATTCCGTTAGGTGCATTCTCTAAGGTAGTACTAATTAATTTTTCCTTGTATTCAAGTTCTTTATAAGTATTTGTTTTTTCTGTAACATCTTGAAAAACACCAAGTATTTTAACTGTTTTATTATTTTCTATAATAGGGTAGCCAATAGATCTCACCCATTTTAAATTATTTTTAGCTGTTCGCAATAAAAATTCTTGATCAAATTCTTCACCTTTATTTACAGCCTTATCAAATAATACAGCGATTAAATCTCTATGATGTCCTTCTTCATAAAAACTTAAGGCTTCTTCAACATTAGGTGCATAGTCCTGTGGCACTTCATGAATGAATTTAGTCATAGGACTCCAACTAATTTGCATCGTTTCAAGATTTACTTCCCATGACCCGATTGCAATAGATTTTTGGATGGAATCTAAAAAAGGATTTGATATAGATGTTTGTTTATTCGAAATATGAAGTAATTTATTATAAACATCTTTCATGGTTTGGGTAGGTTTGAATTTATAAGTTATCGCTTTCTTCTTATAAAATAGTTTTAAAATTGCAAATATAAAGCAGAAAACACGATAAAGAGCGATTATTTACGTTAAAAAGTAATTTTTTCATTATTTATTTTTAGGTTGTGGGAATAAACTTATAGAGTATTGAGTGGTAAAAACACTGTTTTATTGCTGTTGTGAGTGTGTATAATTAGTAGTAATTATAAAAAGAGCATTAACTTAACAATAGTCCGTGGATTCTTTGAAAATGAAGCTGTTTATTAATTTATATGTTGCTTTTTTGCTGCATCTGTAAAAGTGTAAATGCAATATCATGTTTAATAACAGGGATTTATGGGTTTAAAACACCATTCGTCTACACTTCTTTTCTTTTTAACTATAGACATGGTTTGTTAAAAGAATATTTTAAAAATCAGGATAGTCTTCGGTTAGTTTTGTGATAGTTAATCCAAACAAAACCATGTTAAAAATAAAAATTTCCCCTCGATTATTTTTGAATATACAAAGTAAAAATAAAAAAAGATCTAAAAGCCATGCTTCGGTTTATAAAGATCAATTAAAAGAAGAGGATAAAGAATTTAACTTAAAAACTATAGAAAGGTATTCTTTAAATAAAAATATAAGAAATTTAGAGTTTATTAATTATCTGGAAATGAACTTACAAGACAAGCAATTAAAAAATTTTCCTCTAGAGTTTTTTACAGATTTAAAAACATTAAAACAGCATTCTCAAAGTAATCTGCTAACAACGCTGCATTCTATTAGCCTTTTCGAATAAAACCATTCGTCGACACTAAAGGGTTATCCGTCGACATTAAAATCACTCTAATCGAATTAAAAAGTGTTAATCCTGCAATAAAGTTAATTTTGTAAAGATTAAACAAATCCCTTCGTAATGGTGAAAAAACTTAAAATACTTCTTATTGAAGATGATATGATTGAAGTAATGAAATTGAACAGAACAATTTCAACATTAAAATTAGATCATAAAATTATTGAAGCAAATAATGGTGAAGAAGCTCTAGAAATCTTAGAGCAAAAAGATAACTTACCTGATATTATTTTGTTAGATTTAAATATGCCTAAAATTAATGGAATCGAGTTTTTAAGTATTTTGAAAAGTGACGATGTTTTAAAATACATCCCTACTATTATTTTAACGACTTCTAATAATCAAAAAGATTTGTTGGAATGTTATAAAATTGGAGTTGCAGGATATGTTTTAAAACCATTAAAGTATGAGGATTATGTTAGTAAAATTGAAAAATTATTAGCATATTGGAGTATAAATGAATTAATAGTAGTATAAGATGAAAGGGATTGTTTTTACGGAGTTTTTAGAGTTAGTAGAAGATAAATTTGGACTAGAAATGGTAGATAACATTATCTCTAATTCTAAATTAGAATCTGAAGGTATTTATACAGCAGTAGGAACGTATAG is drawn from Lacinutrix sp. WUR7 and contains these coding sequences:
- a CDS encoding M1 family aminopeptidase produces the protein MKYYFLLITLLSISSSFSQTFDEDLHSLVEAEAKSASNRIYTQRVNLNTGNYDVIYHKLEFTVDPSVASILGVVTTHFVAKENMTEVTFDLADNMIVSQVLQNGNALTYVQNTDDELVITLQTTVNTGQTGIVEITYSGNPISSGFGSFAQTTHNSDPIIWTLSEPYGAKGWWPCKQDLNDKIENIDVYITTPQFNAQGEEYIAVSNGVEQSQTLNGASKTTHYKHEFPIPAYLIAIAATNYEVYSHTVPNNGNPFEIVNYVYPEDFDSVQESTAVTVDIMELFSTKFEEYPYASEKYGHAQFGWGGGMEHTTVSFMGSFGRSLIAHELAHQWFGDKITCGSWKDIWLNEGFATYLSGLVIEDFDGEESFKSWKQGRVNSITSQTDGAVYLADTDTTSVGRIFSSRLSYNKGAMVLHMLRKKVGDADFYQGMQDYLSDSNLAYNYAKTPDYIEKLEAASGQDLTEFFNDWIYNEGYPSYTINANWINTNQLQFQVNQTQSDGSVSYFEVPIPIRIMGTNGEVLDIVLDNTFSGETFVETVNFTISEILFDPDVDLISKNNNLTLNTNTFEIARSLLMYPNPTTSYIKLEKPDALTINTIQIFDVLGKLVLEMDYRETINTENLSSGVHFVKFSTNQGVFHKRLLKD
- a CDS encoding response regulator, with product MVKKLKILLIEDDMIEVMKLNRTISTLKLDHKIIEANNGEEALEILEQKDNLPDIILLDLNMPKINGIEFLSILKSDDVLKYIPTIILTTSNNQKDLLECYKIGVAGYVLKPLKYEDYVSKIEKLLAYWSINELIVV
- a CDS encoding two-component system response regulator, with the translated sequence MKQINSVCLIDDDPIFIFAIKRIFKTSNVCENFTVYNNGEDAISGLLQTIGAGKDIPDLILLDLNMPIMDGWQFLDEFVKLKMSENITLYIVSSSVDPVDFMKAKEYELIKDFLVKPITSETLMSLAKDLEPN
- a CDS encoding SCO family protein, with the protein product MLSFFKDYKYFAIVLAILSIIIITIFYNILKVEKVLPIYQPALVNPELVDSTMQYVKKYHKIADFSLTNQNGKTITQEDYKDKIYVADFFFTTCQTICPVMTDNMNQIQKEILNDDDVMLLSHSVTPKIDSVAQLKRYALKKGVNDAKWNLVTGDKKQIYALARKSYLAVKTFGNGDAYDMIHTENFILVDKKRQIRGFYDGTNLEEIEQLIQDIKILKKEYK
- a CDS encoding PAS domain-containing sensor histidine kinase — encoded protein: MKDVYNKLLHISNKQTSISNPFLDSIQKSIAIGSWEVNLETMQISWSPMTKFIHEVPQDYAPNVEEALSFYEEGHHRDLIAVLFDKAVNKGEEFDQEFLLRTAKNNLKWVRSIGYPIIENNKTVKILGVFQDVTEKTNTYKELEYKEKLISTTLENAPNGMALVGLKGEILHLNKKFCDYLGYSKVELIHTNVNKLSYPDDINIIPMHTNEMINGIKDSFECEKRYLKKDGSIIYCLLSVSILRDEANKPLHFISNIIDITKSKEVNKKIASLLQTTKSQNTRLQNFAHIVSHNLRSHSGNLEMLLELMKEEIPESTKNEFFPLINEAVNKLSETIQNLNEVANINTKQKQVLESNNLLDFTNNALGTFRAEIIETKAKVNIEINKTIEVLAVPAYLESILLNFVSNAIKYKKEDLDPVININAEKVKNYIKIKIEDNGRGINLDLHKDKIFGLYKTFHNHEDARGLGLYITKNQIDAMNGKVEVTSKVNIGTTFTIYLKYEAN
- a CDS encoding FeoB-associated Cys-rich membrane protein; translation: MNTIIQDILVFSTVLLAVAFIVKKYFYKKKAKKACGTDDCGCH
- the feoB gene encoding ferrous iron transport protein B; its protein translation is MSKQINVALIGNPNTGKTSVFNALTGLHQKVGNYPGITVEKKEGICKLPRGVKAHIIDLPGTYSLNASSLDENVVIELLLNKTDKDYPDVAIVVSDVENLKRNLLLFTQIKDLEIPCILVINMSDRMRYKGISLDIDYLEEQLKTKIALISTRKNEGIDKLKQLIANYKELSITPCLHASEIDKEYFDRLRQAFPNQLLYKLWLVITQDVNFGKTSRQEIEAIASFKTKSKGDLKRLQQKETIKRYQFINNTLKKGQTIDASQAKGLRAKLDRVLTHKVWGYVIFAVILLTIFQAIYDWSSIPMDFIDTTFASLSEWTKNVLPAGAFTNLIAEGIIPGLGGIVIFIPQIAFLFLFIAVLEESGYMSRVVFLMDRIMRRFGLSGKSVVPLISGTACAIPAIMATRNIESWKERLITILVTPFTTCAARLPVYLIIIALVIPEGRILGLSYQALTLMLLYLIGFGTAITSAYILNKVLKIKNKTFFVVEMPNYKLPLIKNVALTVLEKTKSFVFGAGKIILAISIVLWFLASYGPGENFNNAEEIIKTEYASQNLSEDEINQKVASQKLEHSYIGITGRAIEPAIRPLGYDWKIGIAIVSSFAAREVFVGTLATIYSVGNDEEETIKNKMAKEINPITGGPLFTLASGISLLLFYAFAMQCMSTLAIVKRETNSWKWPTLQLIIMTAIAYIAALIAYQFLK
- a CDS encoding FeoA family protein, with the translated sequence MQVTIAHLKRGEQGIITDVSSAHIPLKLLEMGCLPGNTVELLQVAPFQDPMYLNINGTHLAIRKETASHILIEKIIHE
- the rseP gene encoding RIP metalloprotease RseP: MTVFIIKAAQLFLSLSILVVLHELGHFIPAKLFKTKVEKFYLFFDVKFSLFKKKIGETVYGIGWLPLGGYVKIAGMIDESMDKEQMAKPPQPWEFRSKPTWQRLIIMLGGVFMNFVLAFFLYMVILFVWGTVYIQKDDVKYGYGVSKTMENYGFQQGDKIVSVDGEPIENLSEDVSKYLMFRNIETIQVEHTNGAIEDLAIPEDIGKQLFAAGDLPAFEPRSPFQVEEVEPGLPAEKAGLMAQDKIVAVNGNPITYFSDFTYQLKNSATKDIVLEVERNNETKKFTLTPTEDNKVGIAVKRTDPDFVKVNQREYSLGESVSGGISKGYWEIKDYLAQFQYIFTKKGASQIGGFAAIGQMFPSQWNWQVFWKMTAFLSIMLGVLNLLPIPALDGGHVMFLLYEIISGRKPGDKFMEYAQLVGFVLLIALVLFANGNDAFKAIQDWLK